In a single window of the Nodularia spumigena CCY9414 genome:
- a CDS encoding IS607 family transposase, with amino-acid sequence DLGSGLNYSKKGLKRLIRLIVDSKLERLVLTHKDRLLRFGSELIFSLCEHFGTEIVIINRTEDSTFEEDLAQDVLEIITVFSARLYGSRSHKNKKIIEELKEVAVRL; translated from the coding sequence AGACTTAGGTTCAGGCTTAAACTACAGCAAAAAAGGATTAAAGAGATTAATCCGATTAATTGTTGATAGTAAACTTGAACGTCTTGTTTTAACCCATAAAGATAGACTATTGAGATTTGGTAGTGAATTAATTTTTAGTTTGTGTGAACATTTTGGAACAGAAATAGTAATTATCAATAGAACTGAAGACTCAACTTTTGAAGAAGACTTAGCTCAAGATGTTTTAGAAATAATTACAGTTTTTAGTGCCAGACTGTATGGATCTAGAAGTCACAAAAACAAGAAAATTATAGAGGAGTTGAAAGAAGTTGCTGTTCGGCTTTAA
- a CDS encoding RNA-guided endonuclease InsQ/TnpB family protein produces MLFGFKTELKINNHQRTQLLQHCGVARHAWNWGLALTKQILEHNKLNPNSKIKFPTAIDLHKWLVALVKSENPWYYECSKSAPQEALRALKTAWDRCFKKISGVPKFKRKGKHDSFTLEGSVKNLESNKIQVPKIGVLQTYERLPQKEIKSVTISRKANRWFISFRFDVEKQDNKNLKVVGVDLGVKNLATLSTGEIIEGAKSYKKYESKLSRLQWLNRNKVINSNNWRKAQLKIAKLHLKIANIRKDTLHKLTTLLAKNHGKVVIEDLNVSGMLANRKLAKAISDMGFHEFRRQLTYKCELYSSELVVVDRWYPSSKTCSNCGTKKRKSHT; encoded by the coding sequence TTGCTGTTCGGCTTTAAAACTGAGTTAAAAATCAATAACCATCAGCGTACCCAACTACTTCAACATTGTGGTGTTGCTCGTCATGCTTGGAATTGGGGATTAGCTCTTACCAAACAGATATTAGAGCACAATAAGTTAAATCCTAATTCCAAAATAAAATTTCCTACTGCTATTGATTTACATAAATGGTTAGTAGCATTAGTAAAAAGTGAAAATCCCTGGTATTACGAATGTTCAAAATCAGCACCACAAGAAGCTCTACGAGCTTTAAAAACAGCATGGGATAGGTGCTTTAAAAAAATATCAGGAGTGCCTAAATTTAAGAGAAAGGGTAAACATGATAGCTTTACCTTAGAGGGTAGTGTCAAAAATTTAGAGTCAAATAAAATACAAGTACCGAAGATAGGAGTTCTCCAAACTTATGAAAGACTACCTCAAAAAGAAATTAAATCAGTAACCATTAGTCGTAAGGCTAATAGATGGTTTATTAGTTTTAGATTTGATGTAGAAAAACAAGATAATAAAAACCTCAAAGTTGTGGGAGTAGACTTAGGTGTAAAAAATTTAGCTACTCTATCAACAGGTGAAATTATAGAAGGTGCAAAGTCTTACAAAAAATATGAATCTAAATTAAGCAGGTTGCAATGGTTAAACAGAAATAAAGTTATCAATTCAAACAATTGGAGAAAAGCACAACTAAAAATTGCTAAATTGCATCTGAAGATTGCCAACATTCGTAAAGATACATTACACAAACTTACTACTTTATTAGCCAAGAACCACGGCAAAGTGGTAATCGAAGATTTAAACGTATCTGGAATGTTGGCAAACAGGAAATTAGCAAAAGCAATCTCCGATATGGGATTTCATGAGTTTCGTCGTCAACTAACCTACAAGTGTGAATTGTATAGTTCTGAACTTGTCGTGGTTGATAGATGGTATCCCAGTTCTAAAACTTGTTCTAATTGCGGAACTAAAAAAAGAAAATCTCACACTTAA
- a CDS encoding zinc ribbon domain-containing protein — translation MIDGIPVLKLVLIAELKKENLTLNERVFQCENCGFECDRDLNAAINLSKIDLSKAVS, via the coding sequence TTGATAGATGGTATCCCAGTTCTAAAACTTGTTCTAATTGCGGAACTAAAAAAAGAAAATCTCACACTTAACGAAAGAGTTTTTCAATGTGAAAATTGCGGTTTTGAGTGTGATAGAGATTTAAACGCAGCTATCAATTTATCAAAAATTGATTTGTCAAAAGCTGTCAGTTAG
- a CDS encoding DUF2237 family protein: MADAKNVLGTDLESCCTSPMTGYYRDGFCTTGGQDFGMHVVCAQVTAEFLEYTKLQGNDLSTPVPQFNFPGLRPGDRWCLCAARWQEALEAGVAPPVVLSATHARALEACSLEDLKKHAVR, translated from the coding sequence ATGGCAGATGCAAAAAACGTACTAGGGACAGACCTGGAGAGTTGCTGTACATCTCCCATGACTGGCTATTACCGCGACGGGTTTTGTACTACAGGTGGTCAAGATTTTGGGATGCACGTTGTTTGCGCCCAAGTCACAGCAGAATTTTTGGAATATACCAAATTGCAAGGAAATGACCTCAGCACACCAGTTCCCCAATTTAATTTTCCCGGATTACGGCCAGGCGATCGCTGGTGTTTATGTGCTGCTCGTTGGCAGGAAGCTTTAGAAGCTGGGGTAGCGCCGCCGGTTGTCCTCTCAGCTACTCATGCTAGAGCCTTAGAAGCCTGTTCGCTAGAAGATTTGAAAAAACACGCCGTTAGGTAG
- the nblR gene encoding response regulator transcription factor NblR has protein sequence MTIAHSPCVLVIETDESLANQLSFDLREAGYEAILAHNAASGLQYCRDADGGQSHRQPALIVVDRMLSGESGLSLCKNLRSAGMCAPVLVLMARDTVDDRVACLEAGADDYFLKPYRPEDFLKLIRLYLKPEVDTSEQLRFGDLILDVATRRAIHNGRTIDLTMKEFELLKFLMEHPREVLTREQILENVWGYDFMGESNVIEVYIRYLRLKIEDESHKRLIQTVRGVGYVLRES, from the coding sequence ATAACAATTGCTCACAGTCCCTGTGTTCTGGTGATTGAAACCGATGAGAGTCTAGCAAATCAGCTTTCCTTTGATTTGCGAGAAGCCGGTTATGAAGCGATTTTGGCTCATAATGCGGCTAGCGGTTTACAATATTGTCGCGATGCCGACGGTGGGCAAAGCCATCGCCAACCTGCTTTAATTGTTGTAGACCGGATGCTCTCAGGAGAATCAGGACTCTCGTTGTGTAAAAATCTCAGAAGTGCTGGGATGTGCGCCCCTGTTCTCGTACTGATGGCTAGAGATACAGTAGATGACAGGGTAGCTTGTTTAGAAGCTGGGGCTGATGATTACTTCCTCAAGCCTTATCGCCCAGAAGACTTTTTGAAGTTGATTCGCCTCTATTTAAAACCTGAAGTTGATACCAGCGAACAGTTACGCTTTGGGGATTTAATTTTAGATGTCGCCACCCGTCGCGCCATACATAACGGGCGGACAATTGACTTAACCATGAAAGAATTTGAACTATTAAAATTCTTAATGGAACACCCCCGTGAGGTATTGACCCGCGAACAAATTTTGGAAAATGTCTGGGGTTACGACTTTATGGGTGAGTCGAATGTGATAGAAGTTTACATTCGCTATTTACGCCTCAAAATTGAAGATGAAAGTCACAAGCGTCTGATTCAAACAGTGCGCGGTGTGGGCTATGTTTTACGCGAGTCGTAA
- a CDS encoding NAD(+) kinase, giving the protein MPKAGIIYNDVKPIAARIAIELKDKLTAAGWDVFVTTSIGGILGYSKPESPVCHTPIEGLTPPGFDSEMKFAVVLGGDGTVLAAARQVAPAGIPLLTVNTGHMGFLTETYVNQLPQAIEMAMAGDFEIEEQSMLSVKVFRGESVLWEALCLNEMVLHREPLTSMCHFEIAVGRHAPVDIAADGVIVSTPTGSTAYSLSAGGPVITPGVPVLQLVPICPHSLASRALVFPDTETVNIYPVNIPRLVMVVDGNGGCYIFPEDRVYLERSPYKVRFIRLQRREFFRILREKLGWGLPHIAKPSSVELP; this is encoded by the coding sequence GTGCCGAAAGCAGGCATTATTTACAATGACGTTAAACCGATAGCGGCTCGCATCGCTATCGAACTGAAAGACAAGCTCACCGCAGCCGGTTGGGATGTGTTTGTCACCACCAGTATTGGTGGCATATTGGGCTACTCTAAGCCAGAGAGTCCTGTGTGCCACACTCCTATTGAAGGACTGACTCCTCCTGGTTTTGACTCAGAAATGAAGTTTGCTGTGGTCTTAGGAGGAGATGGCACTGTTTTAGCAGCTGCGCGTCAAGTCGCTCCGGCTGGTATTCCACTGTTAACGGTGAATACTGGTCACATGGGATTTTTGACGGAAACTTATGTGAATCAACTGCCTCAAGCCATAGAGATGGCAATGGCGGGCGATTTTGAAATCGAAGAACAATCCATGCTGAGTGTGAAAGTTTTTCGCGGTGAGTCTGTGCTGTGGGAAGCCCTGTGCTTAAACGAAATGGTTTTGCATCGAGAACCATTAACTTCGATGTGCCATTTTGAAATTGCGGTAGGGCGACACGCACCAGTGGATATTGCTGCCGATGGTGTGATAGTTTCTACCCCCACAGGTTCCACAGCTTATTCATTAAGCGCTGGTGGTCCGGTGATAACTCCGGGTGTACCTGTGTTGCAGTTAGTCCCCATTTGTCCCCACTCCTTAGCTTCTAGAGCATTGGTATTTCCAGATACCGAAACAGTCAATATTTACCCAGTCAATATTCCTCGGCTGGTGATGGTAGTAGATGGGAATGGGGGATGTTATATTTTCCCAGAGGATCGGGTATATTTAGAGCGATCGCCCTACAAAGTCCGGTTCATTCGTCTGCAACGACGGGAATTTTTCCGCATTTTGCGCGAAAAGCTCGGTTGGGGTTTACCACATATCGCCAAACCGTCATCAGTAGAGTTACCCTAG
- a CDS encoding SDR family oxidoreductase, which produces MTLLIVGATGTLGRQVARRAIDEGHKVRCLVRSTKRAAFLKEWGAELVRGDLCNPESLTAALSGVTAVIDAATSRATDSLTIKQVDWDGQVALIQAAKAAGVERFIFFSILDADKYPEVPLMEIKRCTEVFLAESGINYTILRLAGFMQGLIGQYGIPILENQPVWVTGNSSPVAYMDTLDIAKFAIRSLSVPETQNRAFPVVGTRAWSAEEIIGLCERLSGKDARITRMPINLLRTIRRVIRFFQWGWNVADRLEFTEVLASGRPLNAPMDEVYQVFGLDQGQTTTLENYLQEYFSRIMKKLKELDYEKTKSRKKKEKPKKTPFKQSSKANSQ; this is translated from the coding sequence ATGACTTTATTAATCGTCGGTGCCACTGGCACCTTAGGAAGACAAGTGGCTCGTCGTGCTATCGATGAGGGGCATAAGGTACGCTGTCTGGTGCGGAGTACCAAAAGAGCTGCATTTCTCAAAGAATGGGGTGCGGAATTAGTGCGGGGAGATTTGTGTAACCCCGAAAGCCTCACAGCAGCGCTGTCAGGTGTAACAGCAGTTATTGATGCGGCGACATCTCGCGCTACAGATTCACTGACTATTAAACAGGTGGATTGGGATGGACAGGTAGCATTAATTCAAGCTGCCAAAGCTGCGGGTGTAGAACGTTTTATATTCTTTTCTATTCTTGATGCCGACAAGTATCCAGAAGTACCACTGATGGAAATTAAGCGGTGTACAGAAGTATTTTTAGCTGAATCTGGGATAAATTACACGATTTTGCGCTTGGCTGGCTTTATGCAAGGCTTAATCGGTCAATATGGTATTCCTATTTTGGAAAATCAACCAGTTTGGGTAACTGGTAATTCTTCCCCCGTAGCTTATATGGACACTCTGGACATCGCTAAATTTGCAATTCGCAGTTTGAGTGTGCCAGAAACCCAGAATCGAGCTTTCCCTGTGGTGGGTACTCGCGCTTGGAGTGCAGAGGAAATCATTGGTCTGTGTGAGCGCTTGTCTGGTAAAGATGCCAGAATCACACGAATGCCAATTAACCTGCTGCGTACTATCCGCCGGGTCATCCGCTTCTTTCAGTGGGGCTGGAATGTTGCAGACAGATTAGAGTTTACAGAAGTCTTAGCCAGTGGTAGACCGTTAAATGCTCCAATGGATGAGGTATACCAAGTTTTTGGCTTAGACCAAGGACAAACCACAACTCTGGAAAACTACCTACAAGAGTATTTCAGTCGCATTATGAAGAAGCTCAAAGAGCTAGACTACGAGAAAACTAAATCGAGAAAGAAAAAAGAGAAGCCTAAAAAAACTCCCTTTAAACAATCTTCCAAAGCTAACAGTCAATAA
- a CDS encoding PetM family cytochrome b6-f complex subunit 7, whose amino-acid sequence MGGEILNAALLSFGLIFVGWALGALLLKIQGAEE is encoded by the coding sequence ATGGGCGGCGAAATTCTCAATGCAGCGCTATTATCTTTCGGCTTAATCTTCGTGGGTTGGGCTTTAGGTGCTTTGTTACTGAAAATTCAGGGCGCAGAGGAATAA
- the pdxA gene encoding 4-hydroxythreonine-4-phosphate dehydrogenase PdxA, with protein sequence MYQSNQDNTVNLSKVNRPRLALTLGDPAGIGSEVILKALTDSAIGQNCDVTVVGSRDLLIQVYERLNATDLANPEELKVMDVPLDRDIANNIIIGNGNAASGAASFAYMEYAIASTLSGKFDAIVTGPIAKSAWKLAGYNYPGQTELLAEKSGVNRFGMLFVARSPHTGWTLRTLLATTHIPVCQVADTLTPELLTRKLDLLVECLAADFGLKNGRIAIAGLNPHSGEQGQLGTEEQDWLIPWLEQERQKRPHWQLDGPIPPDTMWVKPGQAWYGNASIQNPADAYLALYHDQGLIPVKLMAFDRAVNTSIGLPFVRTSPDHGTAFDIAGQGIADATSMKAAIELAIELVTTQRTSALT encoded by the coding sequence ATGTATCAAAGCAATCAAGATAACACAGTAAATTTATCAAAAGTTAATCGCCCACGTTTGGCTCTAACTCTCGGAGATCCGGCTGGAATTGGCTCTGAAGTCATTTTAAAGGCTTTGACAGATTCAGCCATTGGTCAAAACTGCGACGTGACTGTGGTAGGTAGTAGGGATTTGCTGATTCAGGTTTATGAAAGGCTGAATGCAACAGATTTAGCAAATCCAGAGGAGTTAAAAGTTATGGATGTGCCATTAGATAGGGATATTGCCAACAATATTATTATAGGTAATGGTAATGCTGCTAGTGGTGCGGCGAGTTTTGCCTATATGGAATATGCGATCGCCTCCACGCTATCCGGTAAATTTGATGCTATCGTCACAGGCCCCATTGCGAAATCTGCCTGGAAGTTGGCAGGTTACAATTATCCAGGGCAAACGGAACTTTTAGCGGAAAAATCAGGGGTTAACCGCTTCGGAATGTTATTTGTGGCGCGATCGCCTCATACTGGTTGGACACTCAGAACTTTACTAGCTACCACACATATTCCTGTTTGTCAAGTAGCCGACACATTAACACCGGAGTTATTGACAAGAAAATTAGATTTACTGGTGGAGTGTTTAGCAGCAGACTTTGGTTTAAAAAATGGGAGAATAGCGATCGCCGGTTTAAATCCCCACAGTGGCGAACAGGGACAACTGGGAACAGAAGAACAAGACTGGTTAATTCCCTGGTTAGAACAAGAACGGCAAAAACGCCCCCATTGGCAGCTAGATGGTCCCATACCACCAGACACAATGTGGGTGAAACCCGGTCAAGCTTGGTATGGTAATGCTTCTATTCAAAATCCCGCCGATGCTTATTTGGCACTGTACCACGACCAAGGTTTAATTCCAGTGAAATTGATGGCTTTTGACCGCGCCGTTAACACATCCATTGGTTTACCTTTTGTTCGCACCTCACCAGATCATGGAACAGCCTTTGATATTGCAGGTCAAGGAATCGCTGATGCAACAAGCATGAAAGCCGCCATAGAATTGGCAATTGAATTAGTAACCACTCAGCGTACCTCTGCGCTAACTTAG
- a CDS encoding rhodanese-like domain-containing protein: MDTNPLNAIIPSQPPIEPQSDVYALKSRLEWGEPAFTILDVRDRLTYNEGHIMGAMPMPMDELVDRAASSLDKHRDIYIYGANDQQAAQAAQMLRNAKFDHVSQLKGGLAAWKEVGGPTEGIIESKTPAGADDLNVVSRMQNHLENVDKDV; the protein is encoded by the coding sequence ATGGATACTAATCCACTAAACGCTATTATTCCCTCCCAACCACCAATAGAACCACAATCTGATGTTTATGCACTGAAATCTCGCTTAGAATGGGGCGAACCAGCTTTTACAATTCTAGATGTCCGCGATCGCCTGACCTACAACGAAGGTCATATTATGGGGGCGATGCCCATGCCTATGGATGAATTGGTCGATAGAGCTGCATCATCTTTAGATAAACATCGTGATATTTATATCTACGGTGCGAATGACCAACAAGCCGCCCAAGCCGCTCAAATGCTCCGTAATGCTAAATTTGACCATGTATCTCAACTCAAAGGTGGTCTAGCTGCATGGAAGGAAGTTGGCGGTCCCACAGAAGGCATTATTGAATCCAAAACTCCCGCAGGTGCAGATGATCTAAATGTGGTATCTCGGATGCAAAATCACTTGGAAAATGTGGACAAAGATGTGTAG
- a CDS encoding ribonuclease H-like domain-containing protein has protein sequence MTLQDFQVGDRDLSDAVLAEYLASDAIAVDTETMGLLPQRDRLCLVQLCNPEGKVTAIRIAKGQTEAPNLKILMEAVNVVKIFHFARFDIATLRHNLGIQVQPVFCTKIASKLARTYTNRHGLKEVVQELEHIELDKSSQSSDWGNAANLSEAQLNYAANDVRYLISVRQKLMEMLQREERWEIAQECFQVLPTLVTLDLLQFKDLFEH, from the coding sequence ATGACATTACAAGATTTTCAAGTAGGCGATCGCGATTTAAGTGACGCTGTTCTGGCTGAGTATTTAGCATCCGATGCGATCGCTGTCGATACCGAAACAATGGGATTATTACCACAGCGCGATCGCTTGTGTCTCGTTCAGCTATGCAATCCAGAGGGTAAAGTGACAGCAATTCGCATAGCCAAAGGGCAAACTGAAGCCCCAAATTTAAAAATACTCATGGAAGCGGTGAATGTGGTGAAAATTTTTCACTTCGCTCGTTTCGATATTGCGACTTTACGCCATAACCTGGGGATTCAGGTTCAGCCTGTCTTTTGTACCAAAATTGCTAGTAAGCTGGCTCGCACCTACACCAACCGTCACGGACTCAAAGAGGTAGTACAAGAGTTAGAACACATAGAATTAGATAAAAGCTCTCAAAGTTCCGATTGGGGTAACGCCGCTAATTTATCTGAGGCTCAACTCAATTATGCTGCCAATGATGTCCGCTACTTAATCAGTGTCCGCCAAAAACTTATGGAAATGCTCCAACGAGAAGAACGTTGGGAAATAGCTCAGGAATGCTTTCAAGTTTTGCCCACTTTAGTCACCTTAGATTTATTGCAATTTAAGGATTTATTTGAACATTAA
- a CDS encoding CAP domain-containing protein — protein sequence MFRQPAFGIALSTLVLASGLMNAPITDNNSKKQTTRNQPLLIPSSQAATLTTTFKTNALEKSVFEKINQYRVAHNLPELTLNANITQQARIHSQNMANGKVPFSHEGFEQRVTAIPLRYNGASENLALNQGYSNPASEAITGWLSSPGHLKNIHGHYDLTGIGVATNQQGEVYLTQIFIRSR from the coding sequence ATGTTCCGACAACCTGCTTTTGGCATCGCTTTAAGTACGCTTGTCCTTGCGAGTGGATTAATGAATGCTCCCATAACAGATAATAATTCTAAAAAACAAACCACTCGTAATCAACCGTTATTAATTCCTTCAAGTCAGGCTGCAACATTAACTACTACCTTTAAAACTAATGCCCTAGAGAAATCAGTTTTTGAGAAGATTAATCAATATCGAGTTGCTCATAATTTGCCAGAGTTGACTTTAAATGCAAATATCACTCAACAGGCAAGGATTCACAGTCAAAACATGGCTAATGGAAAAGTCCCTTTTAGCCATGAGGGATTTGAACAGCGAGTTACTGCTATTCCCCTGCGCTACAACGGTGCGTCCGAGAATCTCGCACTCAATCAGGGATATAGCAATCCTGCTAGCGAAGCTATTACTGGTTGGTTGTCTAGTCCCGGACATTTGAAGAATATTCACGGACATTATGACCTCACGGGGATTGGTGTTGCTACTAATCAGCAAGGCGAAGTTTACCTTACCCAAATTTTTATTCGCAGTAGATAG
- a CDS encoding DNA-methyltransferase, with amino-acid sequence MHEETIKSPEDIILTPYYTQSLGTAYLGDSLKLIKSLDQNSINLILTSPPFALTRQKAYGNETADKYIEWFLPFAYEFKRVLAENGSFVLDLGGAYLRGNPVRSIYQYELLVRLCKEVGFFLAQEFYHYNPARLPTPAEWVTIRRIRVKDSVNVVWWLSKTPNPKADNRKVLKPYSQSMKQLLKNGYKAKIRPSGHDISDKFQKDNQGAIPPNLLEIANTESNSAYLRRCKAEGMKPHPARFPSGFAEFFIKFLTDEGDMVLDPFAGSNTTGFVAQTWQRRWISFELNEDYVKGSRYRFAQ; translated from the coding sequence TTGCACGAAGAAACTATAAAATCACCCGAAGACATAATTTTAACTCCTTATTACACCCAAAGTTTAGGAACAGCATATTTGGGTGATAGTCTCAAACTTATTAAATCTCTAGATCAAAATAGTATTAATCTTATCCTCACTTCACCACCATTTGCTCTCACACGTCAAAAAGCATACGGTAACGAAACTGCGGACAAATATATTGAATGGTTTCTACCTTTCGCCTATGAGTTTAAAAGAGTTCTAGCCGAGAATGGCTCATTTGTTTTAGATTTAGGCGGCGCTTACCTGCGTGGTAATCCGGTGCGGAGTATCTACCAATACGAACTTTTAGTGAGATTGTGTAAAGAAGTCGGCTTTTTTCTCGCTCAAGAATTCTATCATTACAATCCAGCCCGATTACCTACCCCTGCTGAGTGGGTGACAATTAGACGAATTCGGGTGAAAGATTCAGTAAATGTAGTTTGGTGGTTGTCGAAAACACCAAATCCTAAAGCCGACAACAGAAAAGTTTTAAAGCCATATAGCCAGAGTATGAAACAACTACTGAAAAATGGCTATAAAGCTAAAATCCGTCCCAGTGGACATGATATTTCTGATAAATTCCAAAAAGACAACCAGGGCGCAATTCCGCCAAATTTGCTAGAAATTGCCAATACTGAATCCAATAGCGCTTATTTAAGGCGCTGTAAAGCCGAGGGAATGAAACCCCACCCAGCCAGGTTTCCTTCAGGGTTCGCTGAATTTTTCATCAAATTTTTAACTGATGAAGGTGATATGGTGTTAGACCCATTTGCAGGTTCCAATACAACCGGGTTTGTCGCCCAAACTTGGCAACGCCGATGGATTTCTTTTGAACTTAATGAGGATTATGTTAAGGGAAGTCGTTATCGATTCGCTCAATAA
- a CDS encoding SGNH/GDSL hydrolase family protein: MRESYLLAVGLLTGLAIPASALPQMSIILPESSKLLRNFPQGSQITVDENNITNLDKSSPEFTTQRLPDSLLNLGSQPSNLPLISGNQLYYQRFAALKTGQIYTRIDGDTSQLLWDSGKKRHLTYEDWKKLLALEAKAISQGQGANYLAILVGDSLSMWFPREKLPIGKLWLNQGISGDTSGGIYRRLRAFSDTRPHVIYVMAGINDLRQSKSDEEILLNHRRIIRRLQHTHPNSQITVQSILPTRLPNIPNSRIIQLNRRLALIAQQENADYLNIYDWFTDFKGNLREELTTDGLHLSEDGYDVWRSALQQRDFIQSEN, translated from the coding sequence ATGAGGGAATCTTATCTGTTGGCAGTAGGCTTGTTAACAGGATTGGCAATACCAGCATCAGCCCTTCCACAGATGTCGATTATCCTGCCAGAAAGTTCTAAATTATTGCGAAATTTCCCACAGGGTTCACAGATAACAGTAGATGAAAACAACATTACTAACCTTGACAAATCCTCACCAGAGTTCACCACTCAACGATTACCAGATTCATTACTTAATCTCGGTTCTCAACCATCTAACCTGCCATTAATATCTGGTAATCAACTTTACTACCAAAGATTTGCAGCTTTGAAAACAGGTCAGATTTATACACGTATAGATGGTGATACTTCACAATTATTATGGGATTCAGGAAAAAAGCGTCATCTGACTTATGAAGATTGGAAAAAATTATTAGCTTTAGAAGCCAAAGCCATCAGCCAAGGACAAGGTGCAAATTATTTAGCTATCTTAGTTGGTGATTCCTTGAGTATGTGGTTTCCTAGAGAAAAACTGCCTATTGGTAAATTGTGGCTAAATCAGGGTATATCTGGAGATACTTCCGGTGGGATTTACAGAAGATTGCGGGCATTTTCGGACACACGCCCCCATGTGATTTACGTCATGGCTGGGATTAACGACTTACGCCAAAGCAAGAGTGACGAGGAAATTTTGCTTAACCATCGTCGAATTATCCGGAGGTTGCAGCATACTCACCCCAATAGTCAGATCACAGTGCAATCAATTTTGCCTACTCGCCTACCGAACATTCCTAATAGCCGGATTATTCAGCTTAACAGACGACTGGCTCTGATTGCTCAACAAGAAAATGCTGATTATCTCAACATTTATGATTGGTTTACAGACTTTAAAGGCAATTTGCGCGAGGAATTAACCACAGATGGTTTACATTTGTCTGAAGATGGCTATGATGTTTGGCGTTCAGCATTACAACAAAGAGATTTTATTCAGTCAGAAAATTAA
- the larE gene encoding ATP-dependent sacrificial sulfur transferase LarE, whose amino-acid sequence MLTEKLEQLKVLFGEMEQALIAYSGGIDSTLVAKIAYDVLGDRALAVTAVSPSLLPEELEDAKIQAATMGIPHKIVQTHEMDNPNYTSNPVNRCYFCKSELHDTLKPLALQLGYPYVVDGVNADDLHDYRPGIQAAQERGARSPLAEIGVTKAQVRQLSQQLGLPWWDKPAQPCLSSRFPYGEEITVAKLQRVGRAEIYLRKLGWQNLRVRSEGDTARIELLPANIKDFVLTTDLQTVVSAFQELGFIYVTLDLEGYRSGKLNQVLNYSTMIPSN is encoded by the coding sequence ATGTTGACAGAAAAACTTGAGCAATTAAAAGTTTTATTTGGCGAAATGGAGCAGGCTTTGATTGCCTACTCTGGAGGGATTGACAGCACTTTGGTTGCGAAGATTGCCTATGATGTGTTAGGCGATCGCGCTTTGGCTGTAACAGCTGTTTCGCCTTCGTTGTTGCCAGAAGAATTAGAAGATGCGAAAATTCAAGCGGCAACGATGGGAATTCCCCATAAAATTGTCCAAACTCACGAAATGGACAATCCCAATTACACCTCTAACCCCGTCAACCGTTGTTATTTTTGCAAAAGTGAGTTACATGATACTCTCAAACCCTTAGCTTTACAGCTAGGTTATCCCTATGTAGTGGATGGCGTGAATGCTGATGATTTACACGATTATCGCCCAGGAATTCAAGCGGCGCAGGAAAGAGGCGCGCGATCGCCTTTAGCAGAAATCGGTGTAACTAAAGCCCAAGTCCGTCAACTTTCACAACAACTCGGTTTACCTTGGTGGGATAAACCCGCCCAACCTTGTCTGAGTTCTCGCTTTCCTTACGGTGAAGAGATTACTGTAGCCAAATTGCAAAGGGTAGGTAGGGCAGAAATTTATCTGCGAAAGCTGGGTTGGCAGAATTTACGCGTGCGTTCTGAAGGCGATACAGCCCGGATAGAATTGTTACCAGCAAATATCAAAGATTTTGTCTTGACTACCGATTTACAAACAGTAGTATCTGCATTTCAAGAATTAGGATTTATCTATGTCACCCTCGATTTAGAAGGTTATCGCAGTGGCAAATTAAATCAAGTTCTTAATTACTCAACCATGATTCCCAGTAATTAA